One Corynebacterium efficiens YS-314 DNA segment encodes these proteins:
- a CDS encoding glyceraldehyde-3-phosphate dehydrogenase, producing MTNNHKDWNERIAVAEQMVPLIGRLHRNNNVVVSVFGRLLVNVSDIDIIKSHRYARHITSKELPLEDTLAILRELVDMNLGTASIDLGQLAYNFENSDSTDLRAFLEDSLADVIGTGPTTKHADVVLYGFGRIGRLLARILVSREALYDGVRLRAIVVRKNSEDDLVKRASLLRRDSVHGAFDGTITIDHENNIIWANGTPIQVIYSNDPTTVDYTEYGIDNAIVVDNTGRWRDREGLGQHLQAKGVSKVVLTAPGKGDLKNIVYGINHSDIAEDDTIITAASCTTNAITPVLKVINDRYGVEFGHVETVHSFTNDQNLIDNFHKGSRRGRAAGLNMVLTETGAAKAVAKALPELAGKLTGNAIRVPTPDVSMAVLNLTLNQEVDREEVNDFLRRVSLHSNLRQQIDWIKSPEVVSTDFVGTTHAGIVDGLATIATGRHLVLYVWYDNEFGYSSQVVRIVEEIAGARPKVYPERALPVAL from the coding sequence ATGACGAACAACCACAAGGACTGGAACGAACGCATCGCAGTTGCGGAGCAGATGGTGCCCCTCATCGGGCGTCTGCACCGCAACAATAATGTCGTGGTGTCGGTCTTCGGTCGTCTCCTTGTGAATGTCTCTGACATCGACATCATCAAGTCACACCGCTACGCACGTCACATCACCTCCAAGGAACTCCCCCTGGAGGACACCCTGGCGATCCTGCGCGAGCTGGTGGACATGAACCTCGGCACGGCATCGATCGATCTCGGACAGCTGGCCTACAACTTCGAGAATTCCGACAGCACCGATCTGCGTGCCTTCCTGGAGGACTCACTCGCGGATGTCATCGGCACCGGCCCGACCACCAAACACGCCGATGTCGTCCTCTACGGTTTCGGCCGCATCGGACGTCTCCTGGCGCGCATCCTCGTCTCCCGTGAGGCCCTCTACGACGGTGTGCGCCTGCGCGCGATCGTCGTACGTAAGAACTCCGAGGATGACCTGGTCAAGCGTGCCTCCCTGCTGCGCCGTGACTCCGTGCACGGGGCCTTCGACGGCACCATCACCATCGATCACGAGAACAACATCATCTGGGCCAACGGCACCCCGATCCAGGTGATCTACTCCAACGACCCCACCACGGTCGACTACACCGAATACGGCATCGACAACGCCATCGTGGTGGATAACACCGGCCGCTGGCGCGACCGTGAGGGCCTGGGCCAGCACCTGCAGGCCAAGGGCGTGTCCAAGGTGGTGCTCACCGCGCCGGGCAAGGGCGACCTGAAGAACATCGTCTACGGCATCAACCACTCCGACATCGCGGAGGATGACACCATCATCACCGCGGCATCGTGCACCACCAACGCCATCACCCCGGTGCTCAAGGTCATCAACGACCGCTACGGTGTCGAGTTCGGCCATGTGGAGACGGTCCACTCCTTCACCAATGACCAGAACCTCATCGACAACTTCCACAAGGGTTCCCGCCGTGGCCGTGCAGCAGGTCTGAACATGGTCCTCACCGAGACCGGTGCGGCCAAGGCCGTGGCCAAGGCCCTGCCCGAACTCGCCGGCAAGTTGACCGGCAATGCCATCCGCGTCCCCACCCCGGATGTATCCATGGCGGTGCTCAACCTCACCCTCAACCAGGAGGTTGACCGCGAGGAGGTCAACGACTTCCTCCGCCGGGTGTCCCTGCACTCCAACCTGCGTCAGCAGATCGACTGGATCAAGTCCCCGGAGGTGGTCTCCACCGACTTCGTGGGCACCACCCACGCCGGCATTGTCGACGGTCTGGCCACCATCGCCACCGGCCGTCACCTGGTGCTCTACGTCTGGTATGACAACGAGTTCGGCTACTCCAGCCAGGTCGTCCGCATTGTGGAGGAGATCGCCGGTGCACGCCCGAAGGTCTACCCGGAGCGCGCACTGCCCGTGGCCCTCTAA